Proteins encoded in a region of the Dethiosulfovibrio russensis genome:
- a CDS encoding chemotaxis protein CheW, translating into MMAKNSCIEFVLDGRYFALPLENVKEIISRPEITPLPMASKHVRGIINLRGDVIPVVDLAIRLGSSEDKVDRSEVLILVLDGLTAGVMVDSASQVAELDLGDLSEPEGNEGAGLDRSAVKGVVRHEDRLVVLLDAANILSVDREMLKRIAAENHDDRMDSQSKYETMRIVTFDLDGDNYGFRLEEVREILRYQPPVSVPDAPPFVEGVLQVRGNILPVVNLRERLRRGGELDQEKGKILVADYGDFRLGFVADAIKEVLEVPMSEVSEPPSVVRGDSNRQTVSAIVHHDDEIVTILDKDGLVDRERLREMASEDDRAVADKEDGGGSETLVVFKVSGQPFGLPITRIKEINRVGNLSEVPGMPDFVEGVLDLRGDVIPVVSLSKRLGLKSSEGSEEDGRILVVELDDSFLGFMVDDVTGVMEVPLSHMSEPPLSMKELGRARDFVSQVARTDVEGERMVLVLSPESVLSSQEVVSAKNSIS; encoded by the coding sequence ATGATGGCTAAAAACAGCTGTATCGAGTTCGTCCTCGACGGGCGTTATTTTGCTCTGCCGTTGGAGAACGTCAAGGAGATAATTTCCCGCCCTGAGATTACCCCATTGCCCATGGCGTCGAAACACGTCAGAGGGATAATCAATCTTCGAGGTGACGTTATTCCGGTGGTTGATCTGGCGATACGACTGGGAAGCAGCGAAGATAAGGTCGATCGCTCCGAGGTCCTTATACTTGTCCTGGACGGCCTTACCGCAGGGGTCATGGTGGATTCTGCGTCGCAGGTCGCAGAGCTGGATCTCGGCGACCTCTCCGAGCCGGAGGGGAATGAAGGTGCCGGATTGGACAGGAGCGCCGTCAAGGGAGTGGTCAGACACGAAGACCGTCTTGTGGTTCTTCTCGATGCGGCCAACATTCTGTCGGTGGACAGGGAGATGTTGAAGCGTATAGCCGCTGAAAACCATGACGATCGCATGGACTCTCAGAGCAAATACGAAACTATGAGAATAGTGACCTTCGATCTAGACGGAGATAACTATGGTTTCCGCCTGGAGGAGGTCAGGGAGATCCTTCGGTATCAGCCTCCGGTGTCGGTCCCCGACGCGCCTCCTTTCGTCGAGGGGGTACTACAGGTAAGGGGCAATATCCTCCCTGTGGTTAACCTGAGGGAAAGGCTTCGCCGAGGGGGGGAGCTGGATCAGGAGAAGGGTAAGATCCTCGTGGCGGATTACGGGGACTTCCGTCTAGGATTTGTCGCGGACGCGATAAAAGAGGTGTTGGAGGTTCCCATGTCGGAGGTCAGCGAGCCTCCTTCCGTGGTCAGAGGCGATTCGAACAGGCAGACCGTGAGCGCCATAGTCCATCACGACGATGAGATCGTGACCATCTTGGATAAAGACGGTCTGGTGGATCGTGAGAGGCTGAGGGAAATGGCCTCGGAGGACGACAGGGCCGTTGCGGATAAGGAGGACGGCGGAGGCTCGGAGACACTGGTGGTCTTCAAGGTCAGCGGCCAGCCTTTCGGTCTTCCGATAACCAGGATCAAGGAGATCAATCGGGTCGGCAACCTGTCCGAGGTCCCCGGTATGCCCGATTTTGTGGAGGGGGTGTTGGACCTTCGAGGGGACGTCATACCTGTCGTGAGCCTCAGCAAGAGACTGGGCCTTAAGTCCAGCGAGGGCTCCGAGGAGGACGGCAGGATCTTGGTGGTCGAGCTGGACGACTCCTTTCTCGGTTTCATGGTCGACGATGTCACCGGCGTGATGGAGGTTCCCCTGTCCCACATGAGCGAGCCCCCTCTTTCCATGAAGGAGCTGGGAAGGGCCAGGGACTTCGTGTCCCAGGTGGCCAGAACGGACGTAGAGGGCGAGAGGATGGTTTTGGTCCTTTCTCCCGAGAGCGTTTTGTCCTCCCAGGAGGTCGTATCGGCCAAAAACTCGATTTCCTGA
- a CDS encoding CD3072 family TudS-related putative desulfidase yields MNRSRRYVLISHCLLNVNSKVDGYGLYPGALEPLVLPLIKSGIGIFQLPCPEATFAGARRWGMTVEQYDIPAYRRHSISLLEHVVDQVEDDLANGVSILGVVGVDGSPSCGVDCTCYGYTGGMIGGSDAVARSLDSVKMGPGRGVFMKVLSEMLEERGIVLPFAAVDEESLDGISWESIEKRLSV; encoded by the coding sequence GTGAACAGATCTCGGCGCTATGTACTTATATCTCATTGCCTTTTGAACGTAAATTCCAAGGTCGATGGCTATGGGTTATATCCCGGAGCTTTGGAACCTCTGGTCCTCCCGTTGATAAAGTCGGGGATAGGGATCTTTCAGCTTCCATGTCCCGAGGCCACCTTCGCCGGAGCTAGACGATGGGGAATGACCGTCGAACAGTACGATATCCCGGCCTATCGCCGTCACAGTATATCGCTGTTGGAGCACGTGGTAGATCAAGTCGAGGACGATCTTGCCAACGGGGTGTCTATCCTCGGCGTCGTCGGGGTGGACGGAAGTCCGAGCTGCGGGGTCGACTGCACCTGTTACGGTTACACCGGAGGCATGATCGGAGGCAGCGATGCCGTCGCCCGAAGTTTGGATTCGGTAAAGATGGGGCCGGGACGAGGGGTTTTCATGAAGGTCCTGTCGGAGATGCTGGAGGAAAGAGGTATCGTCCTTCCCTTCGCGGCGGTGGACGAGGAGAGTCTTGACGGGATCTCGTGGGAATCGATCGAAAAACGTCTGTCTGTTTAG
- a CDS encoding biotin--[acetyl-CoA-carboxylase] ligase — protein sequence MKGKILTMLKKRQGDFVSGQSICDSLGVSRTAVWKHVNQLKEDGYRVESVPRKGYRIVSSPDVLTSEEIVPLLDTDFIGKNIINHHEVESTNLTAKAAGRSGCPDGTVVTTEHQTGGRGRSGRSWISSPGEAVQMSIVLRPGTPPATAPPITQIGAAAVAVTLEAMGFAPKVKWPNDVLISGKKVCGILTEMTCELDRIDFIVMGIGINVNVKAFPKPVDEVATSLLLEGGRSLDRRKIAAEVLNRFEPLYREYLEGNGDAYLEICRRLSWLEGKEISFEKDGITVTATAGDIDEDGRLEVHFPDGRSERLLSGEVHLGSV from the coding sequence ATGAAGGGAAAGATACTGACGATGCTCAAGAAAAGACAGGGCGACTTCGTCTCGGGGCAGTCCATCTGCGACAGTTTGGGAGTAAGCAGGACGGCGGTATGGAAGCACGTCAATCAGCTGAAAGAGGACGGCTACCGGGTCGAGTCCGTGCCTAGAAAGGGATACAGAATAGTCTCGTCTCCCGATGTCCTGACCTCGGAGGAGATCGTTCCTCTTCTAGACACCGACTTCATAGGCAAAAACATAATAAACCACCACGAGGTGGAGTCGACGAACCTGACCGCCAAGGCGGCGGGAAGATCGGGCTGCCCCGACGGCACGGTCGTTACGACGGAGCATCAGACCGGAGGAAGGGGAAGGAGCGGCAGAAGCTGGATCTCCTCTCCCGGCGAGGCCGTTCAGATGTCCATCGTGCTCAGACCGGGGACCCCTCCGGCAACGGCGCCGCCGATAACCCAGATAGGGGCGGCAGCCGTCGCGGTGACACTGGAGGCTATGGGATTCGCTCCCAAGGTAAAGTGGCCCAACGACGTCCTTATATCCGGTAAAAAGGTATGCGGCATACTGACCGAGATGACCTGCGAGTTGGACAGAATAGACTTCATAGTGATGGGGATAGGCATAAACGTCAACGTAAAAGCCTTTCCGAAGCCGGTGGACGAGGTGGCGACATCGCTTCTGTTGGAAGGGGGTAGATCTCTCGACAGAAGAAAAATCGCCGCGGAGGTACTGAACCGTTTCGAGCCTCTCTACCGAGAATACCTGGAAGGAAACGGGGATGCCTATCTTGAGATATGCCGCAGGCTCTCCTGGCTCGAGGGCAAAGAGATATCCTTCGAGAAAGACGGAATCACCGTTACAGCTACGGCAGGAGACATCGACGAAGATGGAAGACTGGAGGTTCATTTTCCGGATGGACGCAGCGAAAGGCTTCTGTCCGGAGAGGTACATCTAGGATCCGTTTAA
- a CDS encoding endonuclease/exonuclease/phosphatase family protein: protein MRRFTKKVILGVLLAVIWAAQASALVIGTFNIEYFNVSGKKAYSQEDCSYLARLIKESDVDLLALQEIEGDATMRFFVTKFLPGWAYSGNDTGGRQDLYFLWRKDRVRILDGPVVYGANGSFRFEGKSYRLHDRPPMVGVFLDIEGDRRFHMVNVHLKSQSTRGKDDQDRAKRYNDFKRGAQIDGINGIVGSLKGPVFILGDYNVDDPKGTNFPLLSLPKGSYSYDDRKSRLDYIGYSGIERSDSWRIIEVETSIPARSTKRSQSPDHDMVLLDLNWDGSPSSTKDVYDVEKKEQIVYVTATGKKYHSKGCSYLKGKGEPMSLDKAKSLGYSPCSRCNPPR from the coding sequence ATGAGAAGGTTTACGAAAAAGGTGATTTTGGGGGTGCTTTTGGCGGTCATATGGGCGGCTCAGGCCTCCGCTTTGGTCATAGGAACCTTCAACATCGAGTATTTCAACGTGTCGGGAAAAAAGGCATATTCGCAGGAGGACTGTAGCTACCTGGCTCGACTAATAAAGGAGAGCGACGTGGACCTGTTGGCCCTGCAGGAGATAGAGGGCGACGCTACTATGAGGTTTTTCGTCACCAAATTCCTGCCTGGATGGGCTTATTCGGGCAACGACACCGGAGGCAGGCAGGACCTCTATTTTTTGTGGCGGAAGGACAGGGTACGAATCTTGGACGGCCCCGTTGTTTACGGCGCCAACGGGTCCTTCCGGTTCGAGGGAAAAAGCTATCGTCTCCACGACAGGCCTCCAATGGTGGGAGTCTTCCTGGATATCGAGGGAGACAGGCGGTTCCACATGGTCAACGTCCATCTAAAGAGCCAGAGCACCAGGGGCAAGGACGATCAGGACAGGGCGAAGCGTTACAACGATTTCAAGAGAGGGGCTCAGATCGACGGTATAAACGGGATAGTCGGCTCTCTCAAGGGGCCGGTCTTCATCCTAGGCGATTACAACGTGGACGATCCAAAGGGAACGAACTTTCCCCTTCTCTCCCTGCCGAAGGGGAGCTACAGCTACGACGATAGAAAGAGCCGTCTGGACTACATAGGCTACAGCGGCATAGAGAGGTCCGACTCGTGGAGGATAATCGAGGTGGAGACGTCGATCCCCGCCAGGTCTACTAAGAGAAGCCAGAGCCCCGATCACGATATGGTCCTTTTGGACCTGAACTGGGATGGAAGCCCGTCCTCGACGAAAGACGTTTATGACGTGGAGAAAAAGGAACAGATCGTGTACGTGACGGCAACGGGGAAAAAGTATCACTCCAAGGGATGCTCGTATCTGAAGGGCAAGGGAGAGCCTATGTCGTTGGATAAAGCTAAATCCCTGGGTTATTCTCCCTGTTCCCGTTGTAATCCCCCTAGATAG
- a CDS encoding PucR family transcriptional regulator, producing MTIQEILDLPSMKGLRVIAGAECIGSRQVRSVTVLDAPDACSWVREGDLIVSSGYIFKDSTELLMDLIKSLAEIGAAGLGIKTDRYIKEVPSKAIELAESSSIPLIHVPNHFAFADIIHPVLSEIVNKQARLLRYSETVRHSFFNLSVNGADLKTILENLQDFTHKPFGFVDTLTGERYFFGEAQSLRSRFDSIPLRDLLSSGTTDSISLNGKVYGYLLFDCKQEDLAERNCEIPITQAKGAILLYMQRRVAEIQAESRYRNEFVQDILIHNLRFEGEVWNRAKMFGWDLQGSHCVVVMDIDNYKHQFEKRSRERDFLPMLESTKKRIYRICKNHIHGLFESVPYTEMSDSISFILPTEGGFPAFKAKTTSLFRDIQTSIKEDTHFTVTIGIGSPKDSVFECHHSYDEARKALETVRAATGGNRVTFWKDLGAYKILGSLYDTDTGHSFYREYIGPIIDQDKRRKSELLRTLKAMVRNNWQMKAAAKDLSVHYSTLKYRYAKICDLLEFDPDDSEQRLNLTLSLKLYIMNQDLEEY from the coding sequence ATGACAATTCAAGAGATCCTGGATCTGCCGTCCATGAAGGGACTCAGGGTTATAGCTGGAGCCGAATGCATCGGCTCCAGACAGGTTAGAAGCGTGACGGTCCTGGACGCACCTGACGCTTGTTCATGGGTCAGGGAAGGGGATCTCATCGTAAGTTCCGGCTATATTTTCAAGGACTCGACTGAGCTCTTGATGGACTTGATAAAAAGCCTGGCGGAGATAGGGGCGGCGGGCCTTGGCATAAAGACCGATCGCTACATAAAGGAGGTCCCCTCTAAAGCGATAGAGCTAGCGGAATCCTCATCGATACCTCTGATCCACGTCCCCAATCACTTCGCCTTTGCCGACATAATCCATCCGGTACTGTCGGAGATAGTCAACAAACAGGCCAGGCTTCTACGCTATTCAGAAACGGTCCGTCACTCCTTCTTCAACCTATCGGTAAACGGAGCGGATCTTAAGACTATACTGGAGAACCTACAGGACTTCACCCATAAACCCTTCGGGTTCGTCGACACCCTCACAGGGGAAAGATACTTCTTCGGAGAAGCCCAGTCGTTACGGTCCAGGTTCGATTCCATCCCGCTGAGAGACCTGCTCTCGTCGGGGACTACAGACTCCATATCGCTAAACGGCAAAGTATACGGATATCTCCTTTTCGACTGCAAACAGGAGGACCTAGCGGAGCGGAACTGCGAGATACCCATCACCCAGGCCAAGGGAGCAATATTGCTCTACATGCAGAGACGCGTAGCCGAGATCCAGGCGGAGAGTCGATATCGTAACGAGTTCGTACAGGATATCCTCATACATAACCTAAGGTTCGAGGGAGAGGTGTGGAACAGAGCGAAGATGTTCGGATGGGACCTCCAGGGATCCCACTGCGTCGTCGTCATGGACATAGACAACTACAAACACCAGTTCGAGAAGAGATCCAGGGAGAGGGATTTTCTTCCTATGCTGGAAAGCACTAAAAAGCGGATATACCGCATCTGCAAAAATCACATTCACGGCCTGTTCGAATCGGTTCCATACACAGAAATGAGCGACTCCATCTCGTTCATACTGCCCACAGAAGGAGGGTTCCCGGCCTTTAAGGCCAAGACCACATCGCTTTTTAGGGATATCCAGACCTCCATAAAGGAGGACACCCACTTTACCGTGACCATAGGGATCGGAAGTCCCAAAGACAGCGTCTTCGAATGTCACCACAGCTACGATGAGGCGAGAAAAGCCCTCGAGACGGTCAGGGCGGCAACAGGCGGTAACCGGGTAACTTTCTGGAAGGATCTGGGAGCTTACAAGATTCTGGGATCCCTATACGACACCGACACAGGACATTCCTTCTACAGAGAATACATCGGCCCCATAATAGACCAAGACAAAAGACGAAAATCCGAGCTGCTTAGGACTCTCAAAGCCATGGTCAGGAACAACTGGCAGATGAAGGCAGCGGCCAAGGATCTGTCCGTTCACTACAGCACCCTGAAATACCGCTACGCCAAAATATGCGACCTTCTGGAGTTCGACCCAGATGACAGTGAGCAGAGGCTAAATCTGACGCTGTCGCTAAAACTGTACATAATGAACCAAGATCTCGAAGAATATTGA
- a CDS encoding family 1 encapsulin nanocompartment shell protein, giving the protein MDLLRRSLAPITQEAWDAIDEQARDVLKGCLSARRVIDVKGPFGWDYHGWPMGRLDVSDSPFVEGASHGVRRIQPLVEVRVPFSMSRWDLDDISRGSETTDMSPLEEAARKIALFEEKAIYTGMDSGCIMGMENSSENGAVKVSSDDDGAIQAIADAVMTLKASSVEGPYVLIAQKELWKRIATLSKGYPLRKRIESMVDEVVLSPMVDRSFVISKRGGDMDLVLGQDLSIGYSGSSNGMVELFLTESFTFFVPGPEAIVPLTL; this is encoded by the coding sequence ATGGACCTTTTGAGAAGATCTTTGGCTCCTATCACTCAGGAAGCCTGGGACGCTATAGACGAACAGGCCAGAGACGTCCTCAAGGGCTGCCTTTCGGCCAGAAGGGTCATAGACGTCAAGGGACCCTTCGGCTGGGATTACCACGGCTGGCCAATGGGAAGATTGGACGTGTCCGACTCCCCCTTCGTGGAGGGAGCAAGCCACGGAGTAAGGAGAATTCAGCCTCTGGTGGAGGTCAGGGTTCCCTTCTCCATGAGTCGCTGGGATCTGGACGACATCAGCAGGGGCAGCGAGACCACCGACATGAGTCCACTCGAGGAGGCGGCCAGAAAGATCGCTCTCTTCGAGGAAAAGGCGATCTACACCGGAATGGACTCCGGCTGCATAATGGGAATGGAGAACTCCTCCGAGAACGGGGCTGTAAAGGTGTCCTCCGACGACGACGGAGCCATACAGGCCATTGCCGACGCCGTAATGACCCTGAAAGCCAGCTCGGTAGAGGGACCGTACGTCCTCATAGCCCAAAAGGAACTGTGGAAGAGGATAGCCACCCTCTCCAAGGGATATCCCCTCAGGAAGAGGATAGAATCCATGGTGGACGAAGTCGTGTTGTCCCCCATGGTGGATCGTTCCTTCGTCATCTCCAAGAGAGGCGGAGACATGGACCTGGTCCTTGGGCAGGATCTCTCCATAGGCTACTCAGGATCCTCCAACGGAATGGTGGAGCTGTTCCTCACCGAATCCTTCACCTTCTTCGTTCCCGGACCGGAGGCAATCGTACCTCTGACACTGTAA
- a CDS encoding methyl-accepting chemotaxis protein: MSRSIVSKLGVLTAFSLILSIGALAFVAIRGVENMSLSVGSVAERMLNEDIENKNAMNAKGAEDYGKAMSSYLAWISAAPLWNFNEESLMDYAAGMLEVPNVAYAVIYDDGGAIAAGEKPEGDGFSSFKADIVHEEEVIGSVEVGLDLSYLGDLRKGSEETRDHLIAEFNRQASETERAIRNRTVTISIVLLSAVLALNVFVLLRVASPLRKMTEVVRDLGEGEGDLTVRMDIKTSDEVGRLCGSLNQFMDKLSALVVDMMSIARKLGEDSHVLAERSQSSLGTIDTVKSSMEEIMGLSQTNAAAVEESNAGVEEMAATADSVAKASERGVEASSKTYKFTEGVSNQMEQVVQDINGVSVKSQENRKKMSSLENAVESITGFVGAITGIADQTNLLALNAAIEAARAGDAGKGFAVVAEEVRKLAEESNSAAQEISSLIETLSVYAKESIQGTVEEEEILGKVVDRADRLRNDLASSMKEIEAVDGVMNEVSELSKAQSMSSTEMANAVDSIAKGTSEIVERLGDIGGITEEAKDAFESVVSQTEVLLEGMDQLRRHLDQFKV, encoded by the coding sequence TTGTCTCGTAGTATCGTTTCCAAATTGGGGGTCCTGACGGCATTCAGCTTAATATTGTCGATAGGAGCCCTGGCCTTCGTCGCCATCAGAGGTGTGGAGAATATGTCCCTTTCAGTCGGTTCCGTGGCTGAACGTATGTTGAACGAGGACATAGAGAATAAGAACGCCATGAACGCCAAGGGAGCCGAGGACTACGGGAAGGCCATGTCGAGCTATCTGGCCTGGATATCCGCCGCTCCTCTGTGGAACTTCAACGAGGAGTCTCTGATGGATTACGCCGCCGGGATGTTGGAGGTCCCCAACGTCGCCTATGCGGTCATCTACGACGACGGCGGTGCGATTGCGGCGGGAGAGAAGCCCGAGGGTGACGGTTTTTCCTCCTTCAAGGCAGACATCGTTCACGAGGAAGAGGTCATCGGTTCCGTGGAGGTAGGTCTCGATCTGTCCTATCTGGGAGACCTCAGAAAGGGCAGCGAGGAGACCAGAGATCACCTTATAGCCGAGTTCAACCGACAGGCCTCCGAGACCGAGAGGGCCATCAGGAACAGGACCGTAACCATATCTATAGTGTTGCTGTCCGCCGTGTTGGCATTGAACGTTTTCGTCCTTCTAAGGGTCGCCTCGCCTCTTCGTAAGATGACCGAGGTCGTCAGGGATCTCGGCGAGGGAGAGGGAGACCTCACGGTCCGTATGGACATAAAGACCTCCGACGAGGTAGGCAGACTCTGCGGGTCGTTGAACCAGTTTATGGACAAGCTTTCGGCTCTCGTGGTCGACATGATGTCCATAGCTCGAAAGCTCGGGGAGGATTCCCACGTCTTGGCGGAGAGATCGCAGAGCTCTCTAGGCACGATAGATACGGTGAAATCCTCGATGGAGGAGATTATGGGGCTCTCTCAGACCAACGCCGCTGCCGTGGAGGAGTCCAATGCCGGGGTAGAGGAGATGGCCGCCACAGCCGACTCCGTCGCGAAGGCCTCGGAACGGGGAGTGGAAGCCTCGTCCAAGACCTATAAGTTTACCGAAGGCGTATCTAATCAGATGGAGCAGGTGGTACAGGATATAAACGGCGTCAGCGTCAAATCCCAGGAGAACAGGAAAAAGATGTCCTCTCTGGAGAACGCGGTGGAGTCCATAACCGGCTTTGTGGGAGCTATCACCGGTATAGCCGATCAGACCAACCTGTTGGCTCTCAACGCCGCCATCGAGGCCGCCAGGGCTGGAGACGCCGGAAAGGGGTTCGCCGTGGTCGCCGAGGAGGTCCGCAAGCTTGCCGAGGAGTCAAACTCTGCGGCTCAGGAGATATCCTCCCTGATAGAGACCCTGTCGGTCTACGCCAAAGAATCCATCCAGGGAACGGTCGAGGAGGAGGAGATCCTGGGTAAGGTGGTGGATCGGGCCGATAGGCTCAGGAACGATCTAGCCTCCAGCATGAAGGAGATCGAGGCGGTTGATGGCGTCATGAACGAGGTCTCAGAGCTGAGCAAGGCTCAGTCCATGTCCAGCACGGAGATGGCCAACGCCGTGGACAGCATAGCTAAGGGAACCTCCGAGATAGTCGAACGTCTGGGCGATATCGGAGGGATTACAGAGGAGGCCAAGGACGCTTTCGAATCGGTGGTCTCTCAGACAGAGGTCCTTTTGGAGGGGATGGATCAGCTTAGAAGGCATCTGGATCAATTCAAAGTGTGA
- a CDS encoding sensor domain-containing diguanylate cyclase yields MKLRSQSLSVIVVATTALLFMATLLVGTIQMARFRKLEVQQLEDLSTHMTSAAEKMLEAQLRLNEDWSWWDATYDFARDKDLSYIDENIPPESLWDNGLALIAVFGEDGMPIWSALRGEERPTIVTIPNPIIHSIREILTDQIQYENCSLSGYGVLPILGITAVTVSSILQNDYSGPSAGWMVMASIPDKSWFTPSRETTEVRLIPEDGIPGRSFPENIFQDRVYLTVDLPEIKGLTPVKMVVNRPSHLIQAGESLLLWCILALVISSLIVGSGTLLWLDRKFFKRLESLEKQSSRGTPLLLDDYQDDEIGTLCKAFNNLLRTRKKESLEDVLTGLENRRSLEEKLADTLDKSLPEKLQVGLIMVDLNGFKAINDRFGHSVGDRLLKEVSLRFLSVMDGENSIARIGGDEFSAVVVGQDDIFSSTMAQSERILNSLREPFAMEDSSLLVSASLGIAFYPKDGETPDSLFRSADSAMYRAKKRCLGIAVYDEKEDGVDEESTKLDKKIRKAMEMDAFHPHYLPEFHIQRDKGLRAIKVVPRCDELEGLPYMERAENTGIATQIDLTVLRKAMKEKPMTPLTMDLSSWHLWNGALSLCLSGMLKDEGRDPSSLELSIDDALLARNVERLTSLLDELSSIGVSLAIRNFGKHYIPMEMLSKLPLKSLKIYPEMTKIDRTEEDLSYFTLKIMIGLGAKLSLDTVATGIDTEEQLDFVRKAGVSAATGAALD; encoded by the coding sequence ATGAAATTGCGATCCCAATCTCTATCAGTGATAGTGGTAGCCACGACAGCCCTACTGTTCATGGCGACATTGCTGGTGGGGACCATCCAGATGGCTCGCTTCCGGAAACTGGAGGTACAGCAGCTGGAGGACCTCTCGACACATATGACCTCCGCCGCCGAAAAGATGCTAGAGGCCCAGCTTCGTCTGAACGAGGATTGGTCCTGGTGGGACGCAACCTACGATTTCGCTCGAGACAAAGACCTTTCTTATATAGATGAAAACATACCCCCCGAATCTCTATGGGACAACGGACTAGCCTTGATAGCGGTCTTTGGCGAAGACGGTATGCCGATCTGGAGCGCTCTTAGAGGCGAAGAGCGGCCGACCATCGTAACCATCCCCAACCCTATAATACATTCTATTCGAGAAATTCTCACGGATCAGATTCAATATGAAAACTGTAGCCTATCCGGGTACGGAGTACTGCCCATACTCGGGATAACCGCAGTCACGGTGTCTTCTATTCTCCAGAACGACTATTCCGGTCCGTCGGCGGGATGGATGGTCATGGCATCGATCCCGGATAAAAGCTGGTTCACCCCTTCGAGAGAGACGACGGAGGTAAGGCTGATCCCGGAGGACGGCATACCAGGGAGGTCGTTCCCGGAAAACATCTTCCAGGATCGGGTGTACCTGACGGTCGACCTACCAGAGATAAAAGGCCTTACCCCCGTAAAGATGGTCGTCAACCGTCCGTCTCATCTGATACAAGCCGGCGAAAGCCTCCTTCTTTGGTGCATATTGGCCTTGGTCATCTCCAGTCTTATCGTGGGATCCGGCACGTTGTTATGGCTGGACCGAAAATTCTTCAAGAGGCTCGAGTCCCTGGAGAAACAGTCGTCCAGGGGTACCCCTCTTCTGCTGGACGACTATCAAGACGACGAAATAGGAACGCTTTGCAAGGCCTTCAACAACCTTCTCAGGACCAGAAAGAAAGAATCCCTCGAGGATGTCCTGACCGGTCTCGAAAACCGAAGATCACTGGAGGAAAAGCTCGCCGATACCCTCGACAAATCCCTACCGGAAAAACTTCAGGTGGGACTGATAATGGTAGACCTCAACGGCTTCAAGGCCATAAACGACAGGTTCGGACATTCCGTGGGAGACCGATTGCTGAAAGAGGTCAGCCTTCGATTTTTATCGGTCATGGACGGAGAGAACTCCATCGCCCGAATAGGAGGAGATGAATTCTCCGCCGTAGTGGTAGGACAAGACGATATATTTTCGAGCACCATGGCACAGAGCGAGAGAATCCTGAACTCGTTGAGAGAGCCTTTCGCCATGGAGGACTCCTCCCTCCTGGTGTCGGCCAGCTTAGGGATCGCCTTTTATCCTAAAGACGGCGAGACCCCCGATTCTCTCTTCCGATCCGCCGACTCCGCCATGTACAGGGCCAAGAAAAGATGTCTGGGCATCGCGGTATACGACGAAAAAGAGGACGGAGTCGATGAAGAGAGCACGAAGCTCGACAAAAAAATCCGAAAGGCGATGGAAATGGACGCCTTCCACCCCCACTATCTACCGGAATTCCACATACAGAGGGACAAAGGGCTCAGGGCTATAAAGGTCGTTCCAAGATGTGACGAACTAGAAGGTTTACCCTACATGGAAAGGGCGGAAAACACGGGAATAGCCACACAGATAGACCTGACAGTTCTCAGAAAAGCCATGAAGGAAAAGCCTATGACTCCTCTGACCATGGATCTGTCTTCCTGGCATCTGTGGAACGGCGCCCTTTCGCTCTGCCTCTCCGGGATGCTTAAAGACGAGGGTAGAGATCCGTCGTCTTTGGAGTTGTCTATCGACGACGCTCTTTTGGCCAGGAACGTAGAAAGACTGACCTCCCTGTTGGACGAGCTATCCTCTATCGGAGTCTCTCTGGCCATAAGAAACTTCGGCAAACACTACATACCAATGGAGATGCTGAGTAAGTTGCCCCTTAAATCGTTGAAAATCTACCCGGAGATGACGAAAATCGACAGAACGGAGGAAGATCTGTCCTATTTCACACTGAAGATCATGATCGGCCTGGGGGCAAAGCTGAGCCTGGACACTGTGGCGACGGGAATAGACACGGAGGAACAGCTCGATTTCGTCAGGAAAGCCGGGGTTTCCGCCGCGACCGGCGCCGCTCTAGACTAG
- a CDS encoding ferritin-like domain-containing protein, translating to MAGYFEPYEALDDKTREISRAISSLREELEAVDYYNQRVSTSTDAQLKAIMAHNRDEEIEHACMTIEWLRRNMDKWDDELRDYLFTEAEILSLEDGGDADSRGTSAGGSDLGLGKLS from the coding sequence ATGGCAGGGTATTTCGAACCCTATGAAGCGCTTGACGACAAGACCAGAGAGATCTCTCGTGCTATCAGCAGCCTGAGAGAGGAACTGGAAGCGGTTGACTACTACAACCAGAGGGTGTCAACGTCCACCGACGCTCAACTGAAGGCCATAATGGCCCATAACAGAGACGAGGAAATAGAACACGCCTGTATGACCATCGAGTGGTTGCGCCGCAACATGGACAAATGGGACGATGAACTGAGAGATTACCTTTTCACCGAAGCCGAGATACTCTCCCTGGAGGACGGCGGAGACGCCGATTCCAGAGGAACATCGGCCGGAGGATCGGACCTCGGCCTCGGCAAGCTTAGCTGA